The segment GGACGCATCGCGCAGCGCGAGCGCCAACGCGGCGGTGACGCGGGTCTTGCCGATGTCGGTATCGGTTCCGGTTACGAGGTAGCGATGCATCGCTGGAGCTCCCGTAGTGCGAGATCGATGTGCTCGGACGTATGGTCGGAGCGTAAGGAAAACCGCAAACGCGCACTCCCCTCCGGCACGGTCGGCGGCCGAATCGCCGGCGCATAGATCCGTTTCGCGAGCAAACCCGCGCTAACGCGTAGAGCGGTTGCGCAGTCGCCCAGCACCACGGGGACGATGGGCGAAGGCGATTCGATCGTGGGCAGCCCCATGGCCCGCAACCCGCTACGAAATTGCGCGACGGCAGCGTGCAAGCGCTCGCGCCGGCTTTCGTCGCGCTGCGCGAGCGCGAGCGCAACTCGTGCCGCAAGCGCAATCGACGGCGGCAGGGCGGTATCGAAGATGAACGGCCGCGCGGTATTGATCAGCAGTTCGACGAGCGCAGCCGGGCCGGCCACAAAGCCGCCCATCGCTCCGAGCGACTTTGAGAGCGTGCCCATGACGACGATCCGCGGGTCGTCCAGATCGCGCGCGAGCCCGCCTCCCGCGGGGCCGGCGACACCCAGCGCGTGCGCCTCGTCGACCAGCAGCACGTCCCCATCGCCAAGATCCCCGAGCATCGCGGCGAGGTCCACCGTATCGCCGTCCATACTGAAGATCGATTCGGTCACGAGCAGGGCGTTCGCACCGCGCCGCGCGCGCGGCGGCGGTTGCGCGTGCGGATAGATGATGCGCGGCGCGTGCGCGAGCCGTATCCCGTCGATCAACGAAGCGTGATTGAGGCGATCGGAGTATATGCGATCGACGCTTGCGGCCAGGGCCGGGATGACGCCCATTGCCGCGTGATAGCCCGAGGAAAAGAGTAACGCGCGCTCCCGGCCGAGCCAAAGCGCCAGTTCCTCTTCCAGTAGTGAATGCTCGCGGTGCCTGCCCCCGAGCAGGCGCGCGCCGCCCGACCCCACG is part of the Candidatus Dormiibacterota bacterium genome and harbors:
- a CDS encoding 8-amino-7-oxononanoate synthase, with translation MTYIRRIEALLAKVRSQGRYRTLEPYQVGDAIDFSSNDYLGLATDPQVVQAFRRATRVGSGGARLLGGRHREHSLLEEELALWLGRERALLFSSGYHAAMGVIPALAASVDRIYSDRLNHASLIDGIRLAHAPRIIYPHAQPPPRARRGANALLVTESIFSMDGDTVDLAAMLGDLGDGDVLLVDEAHALGVAGPAGGGLARDLDDPRIVVMGTLSKSLGAMGGFVAGPAALVELLINTARPFIFDTALPPSIALAARVALALAQRDESRRERLHAAVAQFRSGLRAMGLPTIESPSPIVPVVLGDCATALRVSAGLLAKRIYAPAIRPPTVPEGSARLRFSLRSDHTSEHIDLALRELQRCIATS